One window from the genome of Primulina eburnea isolate SZY01 unplaced genomic scaffold, ASM2296580v1 ctg509, whole genome shotgun sequence encodes:
- the LOC140821329 gene encoding pirin-like protein, producing MISLYKLLQVNLKKPTIPRISNIQRKTISCSLRKIMSSSEENFGFLQPRLVSMKLLAKSQSEGDGAVARRSIGRQELKSLDPFLMLDEFSISPPAGFPDHPHRGFETVTYVLQGGVTHQDFAGHKGTIHEGDIQWMTAGRGIVHSEMPAGDGPNTGLQLWINLASKNKMIEPRYQELLDKEIPRVEKDGVTVKIIAGESMGVQSLVYTQTPTMFLDFAVKPNAQYHQVIPKSWNAFVYVLKGEGVFCTPISHPTSTHHILVLGPGDGLSVWNKSSVPLRFILVGGQPLNEPVAQHGPFVMNSQAEIEKTIEDYSYGRNGFEKARYWRSN from the exons ATGATTTCTTTATATAAACTTCTGCAGGTGAATCTTAAGAAGCCGACAATTCCCAGAATCAGCAATATACAAAGAAAAACAATATCTTGTTCTTTGAGAAAAATCATGTCTTCTTCGGAAGAAAACTTTGGATTTTTGCAGCCGAGATTGGTTTCCATGAAATTGTTGGCCAAGTCACAGAGTGAGGGTGACGGCGCTGTAGCTAGAAGAAGCATTGGAAG GCAAGAATTGAAGTCTCTGGATCCATTCCTCATGCTGGATGAATTTTCAA TTTCACCTCCTGCTGGATTTCCCGATCATCCACACCGTG GTTTCGAGACCGTTACATACGTGTTGCAG GGAGGTGTCACTCATCAAGATTTTGCTGGGCACAAGGGTACGATACATGAGGGCGATATTCAG TGGATGACAGCAGGAAGAGGCATCGTTCATTCGGAAATGCCTGCAGGGGATGGCCCAAACACTGGTCTGCAGCTGTGGATCAATCTCGCTTCCAAGAATAAAAT GATTGAACCACGGTACCAAGAACTACTCGATAAAGAAATCCCAAGGGTGGAGAAAGATGGAGTTACCGTTAAAATTATTGCAGGGGAGTCAATGGGGGTCCAGTCTCTGGTATATACACAAACCCCGACAATGTTTCTCGACTTCGCCGTGAAACCAAATGCTCAATACCATCAAGTTATCCCCAAGTCATGGAATGCCTTCGTCTATGTACTCAAAGGTGAAGGAGTCTTTTGCACCCCAATTTCTCATCCTACATCCACACACCATATCCTCGTCTTGGGTCCTGGTGATGGCCTTAGCGTATGGAACAAATCTTCGGTACCATTGAGGTTTATTTTGGTCGGTGGGCAGCCGCTCAACGAACCAGTAGCTCAACATGGTCCTTTTGTGATGAATTCACAGGCCGAAATCGAGAAGACCATCGAAGATTATTCATATGGGAGGAATGGTTTCGAAAAGGCGAGGTACTGGAGATCTaactga